The Argentina anserina chromosome 5, drPotAnse1.1, whole genome shotgun sequence genome includes the window GACCGCCGCGCTTGAGTTCACCACCCGCACGCTCCGCCAAGCTATGGCTCGGTGGGTGAGCCGAGCTATCGAGCTCAGGTTTTGTCCGATTCTTGAGACGGCTCAAATTGAGGCCAAACCGGTTGATCTTCAAGACCTCTTGCTTCGGCTCACCTTTGACAACATATGTGGCTTAGCTTTCGGGAAGGACCCGCAAACGTTGTCTCCGGGACTTCCCAAAAACGACTTTGCCACGGCTTTCGACAGAGCAACTGAAGCCACTCTCCAACGATTAATTGTGCCCGAGATTATATGGAAGTTAAAGAAATGGCTCGGGCTTGGAATGGAAGTTAGTTTAAGCCACAACCTCCACCATGTGGATGACTACCTATCCAATATAATCAATACACGTAAGCTTGAGCTAGCAAGCCAACAACAAGGTCTGGATAGGGGTACTCCACACGATGACCTATTATCTCGATTCATGAAGAAAAAAGAGTCCTACTCTGACACATTCCTCCAACACGTGGCACTCAATTTTATCCTAGCTGGACGTGACACATCATCAGCCGCACTGAGctggtttttctttttgatcaCTCAAAATCCTCAAGTGGAGGAAAAAATTCTTTCTGAAATATGCACCGTTCTAATGGAGACACGCGGCaaagaaatttcagagtgGTTGAAAAGTCCCCTAGTATTTGAGGAACTTGACCGATTGACATACCTTAAGGTAGCATTGTCGGAGACCCTAAGGCTTTACCCCTCTGTGCCACAAGACTTCAAGCACATAATCAATGATGACATTTTGCCTGATGGAACTTTCGTGCCCGCTGGCTCTTCAATCACATATTCCATTTACGCGATCGGGCGCATGAAGTATATTTGGGGTGAAGATTGCTTGGAATTCAAGCCTGAAAGGTGGCTATCTTCTGATGGAAAGAGAATGGAGGTACTAGACTCTTACAAGTTTGTGGCCTTCAACGGCGGTCCAAGAATATGTTTGGGCAAAGATTTGGCTTACCTCCAGATGAAGTCAATCGCCTCGGCGGTGTTGTTGAGGCATCGGCTCGCGGTGGTTCCTGGCCACCAGGTGGAGCAAAAGATGTCGCTGACATTGTTCATGAAGTACGGGCTTAAGGTTAATGTGCACCGAAGAGATTTGAAGCCTGTGCTGGAGAAAATGTACAAGGGGGACACTGACTGATGGAGTAAAGTATCAAAAGATCATGCTATCTCCAATGGTATACGTACGTGATATATGGGGTGGAAGTGGCTGCTGTTCCTTTAGAGGGCTAGGTTGGTTTTCCGAAGATTACTTAGCTAGCCTGTGAATATGATGCTTACTACAGTAATTGGTACTAATAATTATTAATAATGATTGAGAGCTTAATCAGAGGGCGATTATAATACTTTATATGTGTGTGgtttattttctatatatgTACGTACTAGACTGTATACGTACTACTAAAGGAGGAATGAAGAATAATGCTTTGTTTGGTGATGAAGCTGCACTGGCTCGAGCAACTCCAAATGTCATGCAGATCAACCTGCTGgctaattgtcaatttgtcaTGTACGTACTTCAAACACAGTGTGGCTACTAACATTCAATTCAAACTGCTGTTATCAAATAGCATCCTGCATCCATATGGCATGCTAGTTGTTATTAGCTAATAAAGGAAGTAGGAGCATAGTATGCTTTGAAGGCTAGCACATATAGAATCGAGAATCGATATTAATTAAGTGGAAATTATGTGATAAACGAATAAAGTACCAACACAGCATTATTTGTGGTGTTGATCAAGATGCATACTCATGATGTCTACAAAGTTTAGGCAATTCATTGAAGCACCTGATGTCTATAATGTTCATTTCGATCATTATTCTAAGCAATGAAACAGAAAACCACACAATTCAAGCTAGCTAGTTATTAGTTATTACAATGATTTTGATGAAGTATACAGAGATGAAACGAATTTACGTACTCCTCGTCATCACTATCATAATTATCAttatcatcctcatcatcttcttcatctatACTTTATCACTACTTAGTTCAATGATAGGCCTGCAAGGCTGCAACTGAGATTGAGTTCTGTGGTGACCCCCCATGCCAGAGGCCCAGACGATCGGCCTCTTAAATTGTGAAGTCTCATCTTGGCAACCCGGTCATCAGCAGTTTGTTGCTCAAGGTTTTCAGCTTTTCTCTTCCGTGAGGCCTCCGCCGAGGTCAGAGATTGAGGGAACAACTCCAATGCCTTGCGAGGATGGCGTTCTATGCCTGGAGGGGTGACCGTTAATGCTGTGATCCTCTTCTTTTTCTGCTCAAAATAACGAGACATTTCGTCTTTCTGCAGCTCGATCTGCTCGTGTGTAACTGAAAGAGAACAACAAGcaataaaatttcttgaaTGCCTCTTTACAACAGTGTTATCGTACATGATCGCAAGTCCTGCtcgatcaacataaacaagtgTGGGGGTTATAAAAAAGATGACTCCCGAATTAATGATGATCAAGGAAGAATTAATGAGAGCTGACATAAATATTCAGTGGAAAGTTAATACGAAACCAAAATGGTCGACGAGTAAATATTTCGCAACGGTCGGCGAGTAAATGTAACATAGTTGTTGACGGTTAAATGTTTATCAGAGATTAAATGAAGCGTAACCGACAATGGTTGATGAGTTTAAAACTGCCGAAGAGTAAATGCAATGAGTAATAAAGTGATAAATGGTAGTCAATGTTAACCCATGGAACTACTACACATATAAAAGGGAAGCAAAGATGCAAGGTAAACCATCTCATTCCGACTATTTTCACTTGACATATATTAGAGAGCTAGGAAGCACGAAAACGTGCATTTACCCACGTTTCCCGCTTTCGAAGCGGAATTACTCCTGAAACGCTCTAAAATGTCCGGAAACGCGCCGGAAACTCCCGGAAACGCCCGAAAACGTGTTTacaaaaaaatgtgttttagAAACGCGagttttcaaaaaaataaaggttttttatgttttatttttattttttaaatgaagggTAGACTTACATTCGTCGAGTCAAATGACTTATTTCGACATATTTTTGACCTCCCGCCGAGTCTCCGACCCTCTTTCTCTCATGTTGATACCTAgatctctcattatatttgtattatttcGAATGTTGAACACCaagttatttaagttatttgagattttgagttatttaaactaaaaatttattattatattattttttgtataatttatatatattttttttatttcgacgtttccaaaacgtaTCTGCTTCCTACATTTTTTGAAAAACGCGCTTCCGCGTTTCTAAacgtttcgcttccacgtacccgtacCCAATTCCGTGCAACCTAGTTAGAGAGTTTCCGGGTCAGCGCTCCTACTCCAATCTATATTTTATTGGTGGGCAAGACTTCTCAATGAAATTGTCCCCTCCAACAACAagcaaaagagaaaagaaggaaacaggAGCGCATCCATTATCACTAGTCACCAAAAATAATGGACACATATCCCGACCTATATAGAACGGGTGCTACTAAGATCTGAAAATCTAATAAGATTAAGAATCTAAGATACCCCTGCTCCCAAAAGAAAGAGCTAATTCTATTATAAACTCCGCTCTCGCATATATGTCAGTCATATATACTTCACTGTTGACGAATACGTGAAAGAAGATTAGAGGAAAGTCAGGAAGCCCCGCTCCCTAAAATATGGATGACATAGCTGCTCAACAATATCTGGATgatcatttccaaaaaaaacaatatctGGATGACCTGTTGCTAGAGCCAGAAGAAGCTCTCACTCTTtttcttatgttttttttgtgtggtcTTTTTGACCCTttatgtaacaaaaaaaaaatatatatatatatagctcctCATGTGCGGACGTCCCGATTTCGGCGACGGCAGGCCGCAACGGCGCGGTGGACCAGCAGAGCtgcactacccacctcccggcgATCCATTTCGTGCCGGCCGAAGCTCCATTGCGACTCACAGCGGCCGTaatctgcaaaaatcaagtttatGGGCAGATTTTGGTGATTTCGCGATTCTGGCACGGATCGCCGATTGAGCTCCGACAGACACATACGGGACCACTGAGAGATGAGGAGTGTGACTGTCGTGGTCATCCCCGCCGAAATCGGTgaatccgtaccttacgtaaggtacagacgtccgcacctgaaaattctcttatatatatacatatatacataaagGTATGTACATAGTACATACTATATAATAAGCTTGACGCTATAAAGTTAAATAACCAAATAGGTTAGAACACTTGTAAGCTAATTTGCTAATACAATGTAATACTTGGTAGACATGCCGATATGGTTATTATATTACAATTTCCGCCATTTTTGtaattgaaatgaaatttaacaTAATGAATCAAAATAGATAGGTTAAACGTCCTAACACGGGGTGATGGTTCCTTACTACGTGAGGCacacatatattatatttgttAGTAAATAACTCAAAAGTTATAACCGATTATGTTATACGTCAAACTCATAACTCCCCCTTATAACGAgtttagaaagaaagaaagaaataaataaatagtaCCTTTTCATTCGATTTTCATCATAAAAATGGAATTCATTGCACAGTGCACTGTGCTTAAATTCCAAGATTATCATTGCTTGGTTAGATTACATACGTATAACATTATCGCCCTGATTCAGTGAAACAAATATATTAGCACAAGTTCGATGTAATCAAGGACAAACACTTACCAAGTTAACTAAATCAGATTAGTTCGGATCACCGGCCACCTGCTCGTTGTGATTCGAAAGCATTCATTTCTCATCTAGTAATTTACtgttatttcacttatttgttaAGAgttaaacaaatttccactaCTATAATTACAACCTCACTAATAAATGAAACTCCCTAAAATGTCCATGTAGAGATATTTAAAATTAATGGAAATTATATAAGGAAGAGGTAATATGGTAAAGTgcaaaaaagtaaaattagAATAAACCCCACGTTCTCAGTTTGCTGAGCTAGGCTTTACCCTTTAACCGTCCCTTTCATACAGAAGGAAGAGGGAAGGAGGAGCAAAATTTTCccaaaaagaggaaaaaattGTTTTATTGTAATATAGGCAACCAAACAACTTATTTAGATCAATATCATGACACGTTTACTAACTTAGAATGAAACTCATCAGGAATAGAATTATTTAAGAATTGGAGAcattattgattttgatgtGGAGATTTCAATTACTTTCAACATGGAATTAGAACATAAACAATTCTAATTACGATTGATATTGTTTACTTACCATCGAAATcagaattaaaattaatttaattactgAAATACCCCTATATATCTATGGAGTGACTTATTTCTTTTATTAATCAATAGTGCTATTGTGTTACACCGATTTTTACCTTCAGAACGACATACAAATGTTACTATactaattttattttcctttaacACCCAATAAGACAAATCTAATTCcaattaaatttcatttaatcatacattatgtaaataaaagaaaaaaattagagaATATTATCAGAAAAAGAGACGAACAGACTTTAAGTATTTCCGTAGAATATATGTGGTTGTTTATTTGTGGGTTttaattgtgtgtgtatatatatattctcaatttgGGTTGGACAATTTAAATATATTCTCAAATAAATTAAGGTAgtttaggtaacaaaaattgataCCCGAACTGATGGAGGAATTAATTCTGATACCCACCTCTCCCCTTGGGTATCAAATTAAGGGTTTTTAGAAGAATCGATTCATAATGAGGAGGTGAGACCCTATGTATTAGTAAACGACGAAATTTTCTTATCCCGTAAtcaatttctctattttaaatttcattccaCGTTAGTAAACGTGTCATCAACTTAATACTACCATATATCGTATGTCAAGACTTTATGTCATGCAAAAAGGGAATTAAGAAGTGGATAATTTAGGAGTTTGATACAAGGATTCATACTaatcaattaattaaataacaattattaaatataaaatagtttaaatacaaTGCGTTTTTACAATCGTCGTTGGGAGAGAATGCAATTCTATTTCATTAATACGTTTGATGAGAACTCAAGTTTGCACGCATGAAAAAACCACTATTGCAACTATGAGTGGAACCCTAGCCACTCTACTATTTTGGGTTTTCCAAAACCTAGTTCTATCTCTAGTCGTCTTGCCATCATGCTCTTTCTCCCTCTTCCATCCCTACACCTCTTCAATGATACTGCAGAGGTCTCTTAGCGAAAATTACTCTCCAATAGCAGAAGGTGTTTTGGTTGGCGACTTCTAGCTATTGACAAGACCCTTTTTGGCCGAATCCATCATGAGATTTTGGTTTCATAAGGATTATCTCCAATGGTGGATGATGCATAAGAGGGTCCTGCAAGGGATGTTGTTGTTGCGAGCCGATCTTGGATCTTGTTTCAGATTTAATTCAGTCTTCATGTTGCTCTTCTATGCTAGATGACAATCGCCAAGTGTAGCAATTGATGTCAAAGAGAAGCCATCGGATGGTGGTTTGTTGTGGTGGTCGGGGAACAATTCCGACCTAGGGTTTGTCAGGGTTGGTTTTTGGGCTTAGGTCAATAGCCCGATTTAATTTAGTCTTCATGTTGCCTATTACTATGCTCGTTTAAGTCGTAAAATAtgcaaattttaaaaataattgagCGTTCCATATTACTAAATTATAGTTCTATACCACATGCTAGTTTTGAGTTTTACTCACAACCTCTTATCGTATGCACTATTTAAGCCACCGAGAAATCTTATAAAACATAAGTATGTTTATGGTAGAAAAAAAAGTTTGCACGGACGAACGCGGCTTACATACCACGTGCAGTAAGGCtattataaaagaaaaacaaccCTATCATAAACCCACAAATCCAACAGTCCGCACACCACAACACCCTCACTCTTCACCGCTCCCAACCACCGACGACAACCGCTGGCGTCAGCAATCTCGAAACCAACAGCCGGGATCCAATACTATACACCCTTACTGTACACCGCGAAACAGAAACAAATTTTCCAATTTAATTAATCTACCTGTTTCGcactttaaattattttaatatttctttGCTCTATAATCACAGAAAcgcccgaaaaaaaaaaaccgaaaaactCTGGCTCTCTTATTGTTTTGTGTCCCCATTTTTCGGTGTCTTTTTCAGCTTCTTCTTCGGAGGACACAGAGACTCACAGAGAGCTCTGAGCTCGCGGCGTCGTTTTGGGCCCTTCGCTACATTCACTTCCCCCACTGTAAGTCACGCTCAAGGGTTGTCGCTTTTTTACTGCTTCCGAGCCCTACTTAGCTGCAAAACACTCCcaattgaaatttgaattccttttaatttttacttttgGCGCGGTAAATTTAGGGCTTTGAGCTTGTTGTTATGAGTTTAAGAGGCTCTAGGTTTGTTTTAGTGGGGATGATTTTGTTTAAGTGTAGGAAATTGAGGATTGGATTttggattttgtgtgagtGGAATTGAGGAATGGGGGATTGGATTTGGGTAGATCTGATGTTTGAGTAGTGCGTTACTGTTTTGGATTCTTTGGATTAAGCTAGGGTTTAGGTGTTGTGGTGTGGAATTGGAAAGTGAGAAATGTAGGCTAATGTGAAGAGAGTTTCCGACTATGGAAATGCAGCCAAACATGGGAATTGCGGGTGCAGAGAATGTTGGCCAATCTGCGCAGGCTGTCGATTTGTGGTATTAAGAGTATCTGTTTgccgatttttttttttaaatttccgTTTTAGTGGGAAGGTGGAATATATAGTCAGGATAAAGTTTGGTTGTggatattaaattttgacagtggatgatgatgatgatgatgatgattggtTTCGCATGATTGCTTACTTGGGGAATGAGTTACGAAACGGCTGTTGAGTTGGTTGAGGCTTGTTTGTGCCAcgtttgtttatgttgagtGGTTGCGTATTTGTGTATGATCTTAGTGAGAGctgaatttgatttttttttttttgaatttttggacAGGTCCTTGCTGAGCTGCTTCTTCCAAATTGAGTTATGGCTGTCTGTTGGAGTTTTGTTTGTTGGAGATTTTATGGATACAACCAGTGGATTACTTTTCACCATAATGAATTTATGAGCGCCGTAGCTGGTCATTAAATTGGTGCAAATGTGATAACTTATCTACAATCAAGGACAGTGGTTTGTCTCGGGGTTTGCTTTTTTGCTACATATCTGCTCCTATTCTACAATCATGCCTTCGTGGTGGAGAAAGTCTTCGTCCAAAGaagtaaagaagaaagaaagtaaAGAGGGTTTCATTGATACCATAATGACCATACACCGGAAACTGAAGAGTTCGTCTGGAGACAAGTTTAACAGTAGTTCAGGAGGTTCTAGGAGACGATGTAGGGACACCGTATCCGAAATGGGTTCTCAATCAAGGGCATTGTCACCACTAACCTCGACACAAGTATCACGCTGTCAAAGTTTTGCAGAGAGGCTTCAAAGCCAACCGCTACCCCTTCCAAGAGTGCAACTTTCCAACACTGGGGGTTTCGACTTTGCTGTCACTGCATCATCAAAGGCTGGGTCTGATAAAGTGCCTAATCAAATGCTCTATGTTCCCCTGTCAAGCCCTGGCCATATCTTGAGCAGGGTACCTGCAGATGCTTACGGTGATATAGCCACTGCTTCCATATCTAGTGATAGTTCTATTGATAGTGATGACCTGCCTGACTCACGTCTCATTAGTCCTATGGCCTCTGATTGTGAATATGTCACCAGAACAGCTTTGAACAGTCCTTCCAGGTAATTTTTGATACATGCAATTGAAAATGAAGGTATAATTAAAGTTAGACATTAATTAAGATACTTCACGTCATTGTAAATGCTTTATCTCAATGTTAGTGTTTATGCGCGTCCACCCTGATGAATTTAATTGCATACTTGCTGAAGGGTTATCCAAAAGGATCATTTCTCTTATGTCAACCAGAAGAATACAAAAGAGACTTTGAAGCCGGCTAATCTTCTACTCAATAGTCAGATGATGTCCACATCGCCGAAACGGGGACCGTCCAGGACACATCTGCAGAACATACAAATTCCGTCCAATGGTGCTTTCTTCAGTGCTCCAGACAGCTCCATGTCAAGTCCTTCCAGAAGTCCTATGAGAGTGTTTGGCTCTGATCAAGTTCTGAACTCCAGTTTCAGGGCAGGAAAGGCTTATCCTGATATAGCTTCTACCCACTGCTCCAGTCCAGGGTCAGGTCATAATTCTGGACATAATTCGGTCGGAGGGGATCTCTCAGCACAGCTTTTTTGGCAGCAGAACAGGTGTAGCCCTGAGTGTTCTCCAATACCTAGTCCCAGAATGACTAGTCCTGGCCCAAGCTCCAGAATGACCAGTCCCGGCCCAAGCTCCAGAATGACCAGTCCCGGCCCCAGCTCCAGAATACAAAGTGGTGCGGTTACCCCTCTGCACCCACGAGCTGGAGGGTCAGCCCTGGAGTCACCTACAAGCCGACCCGATGATGGGAAGCAGAAAAGCCACCGGTTACCACTTCCTCCCATTACAACAACTAGGGCATGTCCTTTTTCTCCTGCATATTCACCTGCAACAACTCCCACAGTTCCTCGCAGTCCTGGCAGGGCAGAAAATCCACCAAGTCCTGGTTCACGCTGGAAGAAGGGGCGCCTGCTTGGGAGGGGTACATTTGGACATGTGTATCTTGGTTTTAACAGGTTGGTAGCTAGGGAAGGTTTGTAGATGCTACAGTTATATCTATTTCTTCCTAATGTATGTGTGATAACAAAATGCAACTTTCACCCTCTGACTCcgccagaaaaaaaaaatacacattCACACTTAAATATTCCTTATAAGATAAGCCATGTACACAGCATAGGTTGCAATGTGTGCTTAGAATTACAATTTTGCTAAGCTATCAAATACTAAGCAGTGTCATGAGTGTAACACTATGATTTGTAATCCATCAGCTTTTAATGTACTTTGAGTTTTTTGCTTGTTGTATTGCACAAGTTTTGGcttggaaattttgaatgccTAATTTGTAATCCATCAGCTTTCTCTTTGGGTATTTAGTGAAAGTGGTGAGATGTGTGCAATGAAGGAGGTAACTCTATTTGCAGATGATGCGAAGTCGAAGGAAAGTGCACAGCAGCTTGGGCAAGTGAGTTTGGAAACCTCGATTGTGTAAAATGTTAACCATGAAATTCTTTCAGCACACTTATCATTAACAGTTTTTACTTTCTCACGAGTTCCTTTTGACATTGAGGATGTTTAAAACTAAGTGAGTCGTGTCGTACAGGAAATTGCTTTGCTAAGTCGACTACGGCACCCGAATATAGTGCAGTATCATGGATCTGAGACGGTATATTCCTTTTGATTCTggcttttaaaaaaataaaatttacatgttACATATTGTTTGTGTATTTTTGATATGATATCTCATACTAGGAGCTCTAGAAAGTTATCAACATTGCCTGTTTACCCAATTTGATTGTTAAATAACTGTTATCCTATTGTTTGTGTGTGCTGCGGTGTATACTTGCACAGGTAGATGATAAACTTTATATATACTTGGAGTATGTGTCTGGTGGATCCATATATAAACtgcttcaagagtatggtcaGTTTGGAGAAATAGCAATTCGTAGTTATACTCAACAAATCCTGTCAGGGCTTTCATACCTGCACACGAAAAACACTCTCCACAGGTTAGCGAAgttattattcaaaattttaaattattatggATTTATAATCTTTTACCAATTCTCAACCATATATTGGTCATTGAGGAATGTCAGCTTTAACTGTTTGGAGAACTATTTTAGCTAATGATGAGGTTATCATGTTCAGGGATATCAAAGGAGCAAATATATTAGTAGATCCCAATGGTCGGGTGAAGTTGGCAGATTTTGGGATGGCTAAGCATGTAAGATTATTTGTTTTTGCATGCTTTTTTAGATCATAATTAATAGATCTCGGTTAGCATAAAACCTTGATTCTAATAGGTAGTCAATGATGGAGGGATCTAGTCATGCTGTGTCATTGGATAAGTAAATTATGTTTTTCAAGCGCTCATTTCGTTAGAATGCCATTTTTTACCTAACAGAATAACAACCAGCAAGCCCATTGAAATTTATGTTAAATGAGGCACTTGATTTCCTAGACAAAGTTGTATCATTCTTGTATATACACAATGAATCTGATGGTCATACTGTATTTCTGCTGAAATAATTTGCAGATCAGTGGGCACTCTTGTCCTTTATCTTTCAAGGGTAGCCCATATTGGATGGCACCAGAGGTATGGCATGGCTCCTTTACTGTGCTCATGCATCATCGTCATCTATAATTCAATACGGATTTGTTGTAGATGTTTTACTCTAATATTTCAGGTTATCAAGAATTCCAGTGGTTGTAATCTTGCGGTTGACATATGGAGCCTTGGTTGCACTGTTCTTGAGATGGCCACGACAAAACCACCTTGGAGTCAATATGAAGGGGTTAGTTAACTTTGAATCCAAAAGGCTGGAATATTGTGAAATATTTAGATGTTGTGTTTTTTTCCAGTAACAGCATTTGCATGTCAGAAGTTCCTAATGCTTGACTCTCATGTTGTAATGTTTGCTGGGAAGGTCGCTGCTATGTTTAAGATAGGAAACAGCAAGGAACTTCCTGGAATTCCTGATCATCTTTCAGAGGAGGGAAAAAACTTTGTTAGGCTATGTTTGCAACGCAACCCACTGCATCGTCCTACAGCTGCTCAGCTTTTGGAGCATCCTTTTGTTAAGTGTGTTCCTCCACTGGAAAGACCCATTATGAGTTTGGAGCATTCTGAAGGACCACCTGCAGTGACAAATGCAGTGAAATCTCAGGTAGTGgcccacaaaaaaaaagaataataaaTAATGAGGACAGATGTGTTTCATTCCATCAGGTTATAAATGTGACCTATTATGTTTAATTTTGCATTTTATATGTGTTGTCTCTTGTAAAGTTATCAATTTTTTGGTTGCATACCAACTTTGTTATATTGAAAGTTCTATCTCTACCATGAGGGATTTTATATAACATTAAAATGTTTTGGCGTTATGTGATTGCTGTTTTTTTATGTAactacaaaattttatttgaacCATCTGGTAAAAGTAGGCAGTATATGATGAAATATCGAATATGTAGTCACTACTTGCAAGGCCACCCATCTTCTCATGTTTCTGTTTTCTGTTTATTACTGGTGTCAATAAATGCACGCTTTATTAACACTGGCAATGCATGCCTAAAATTTAGGCATGAGAACAAATGTTATATTGAGTGgtgtttttgttaaagttatacATTTAGGCCTAATAATTTTATGTCATGGAGTTAATGCTGGTGTTGAAAAAGCTTCATCTTTCTTGGTTTGTGATTAATTTGCTTTTTCTTGTTTATATTCTTTTAGGCCTTTGGACATGGGAGAAATAATTTGCAGTCCGACTCTGAAGGGATGACTATTCACCAGTCCAGAGGCTCAAGAACTGGATCAGCACcaaggtctctctctctctctctctctctctctctctcattaatTGTATGTACAAGTGACAGTAgtcataatttttatttaatcatgaacaataatttatttaaacaagaaacaaaatcaaagacaTCTAGAAGAAGACTATATAGGATAAAACTCAGAAAACTTGAAACCCAAAATCTAGCATCAACTGCTAGTAGCCAACATAATAAAAGAAACAGTCACGTTTTCGAACCTGACCTGTATTTGATATAGCGTCGAACTCATTCACAAATCTTTCTGGATTAAAGCATAATAAACATAGGAACTTTAGACCATTCAGAGTGAAAGGTTATTTCAGCATTTAAGAAGGGCTACCGGAAGTTCGAAACAATAACAATATTGGTCCCAAGTGACTATGTGAAGTACTTTTTATTGACCCATGGGCTTTAAGGACTAATTTGTCTACTACTCGCCCTGGTCGTCGATTCCATTTAAATATTAAGTCACTAACCTTTCCCTTTCTTCCGAATTTCAGAGATGTCCACACACCAAGATATGTGTCTAGCCCAGTTTCACCCATTGGTAGCCCACTTCTCCATCCTAGATCACCACAACATTTCAGCGGAAGGATGTCTCCCATATCTAGCCCCCGTATTACATCTGGTGCATCAACACCTCTcactggtggtggtggtggtggtggtgcaaTCCCATTTCAACAGTTGAAGCAACCAACAACCTACTTAAATGAAGGCACACAGATGACCCAGAGATCCCAGAACAGTAGCTTCATTACAAATGGCAGCATGCAATATCATGAGCCAAAGCCTGATCT containing:
- the LOC126796010 gene encoding cytochrome P450 86A22, yielding MAALTALMVITALAAYLFWFKIITRYMRGPRVWPLFGSLPGVIQNAYRMHDWIADNLRTCGGTYQTSICAIPFLARKQGLVTVTCDPKNLEHILKLRFDNYPKGPTWQAAFHDLLGDGIFNSDGDTWLFQRKTAALEFTTRTLRQAMARWVSRAIELRFCPILETAQIEAKPVDLQDLLLRLTFDNICGLAFGKDPQTLSPGLPKNDFATAFDRATEATLQRLIVPEIIWKLKKWLGLGMEVSLSHNLHHVDDYLSNIINTRKLELASQQQGLDRGTPHDDLLSRFMKKKESYSDTFLQHVALNFILAGRDTSSAALSWFFFLITQNPQVEEKILSEICTVLMETRGKEISEWLKSPLVFEELDRLTYLKVALSETLRLYPSVPQDFKHIINDDILPDGTFVPAGSSITYSIYAIGRMKYIWGEDCLEFKPERWLSSDGKRMEVLDSYKFVAFNGGPRICLGKDLAYLQMKSIASAVLLRHRLAVVPGHQVEQKMSLTLFMKYGLKVNVHRRDLKPVLEKMYKGDTD
- the LOC126796000 gene encoding mitogen-activated protein kinase kinase kinase YODA, giving the protein MPSWWRKSSSKEVKKKESKEGFIDTIMTIHRKLKSSSGDKFNSSSGGSRRRCRDTVSEMGSQSRALSPLTSTQVSRCQSFAERLQSQPLPLPRVQLSNTGGFDFAVTASSKAGSDKVPNQMLYVPLSSPGHILSRVPADAYGDIATASISSDSSIDSDDLPDSRLISPMASDCEYVTRTALNSPSRVIQKDHFSYVNQKNTKETLKPANLLLNSQMMSTSPKRGPSRTHLQNIQIPSNGAFFSAPDSSMSSPSRSPMRVFGSDQVLNSSFRAGKAYPDIASTHCSSPGSGHNSGHNSVGGDLSAQLFWQQNRCSPECSPIPSPRMTSPGPSSRMTSPGPSSRMTSPGPSSRIQSGAVTPLHPRAGGSALESPTSRPDDGKQKSHRLPLPPITTTRACPFSPAYSPATTPTVPRSPGRAENPPSPGSRWKKGRLLGRGTFGHVYLGFNSESGEMCAMKEVTLFADDAKSKESAQQLGQEIALLSRLRHPNIVQYHGSETVDDKLYIYLEYVSGGSIYKLLQEYGQFGEIAIRSYTQQILSGLSYLHTKNTLHRDIKGANILVDPNGRVKLADFGMAKHISGHSCPLSFKGSPYWMAPEVIKNSSGCNLAVDIWSLGCTVLEMATTKPPWSQYEGVAAMFKIGNSKELPGIPDHLSEEGKNFVRLCLQRNPLHRPTAAQLLEHPFVKCVPPLERPIMSLEHSEGPPAVTNAVKSQAFGHGRNNLQSDSEGMTIHQSRGSRTGSAPRDVHTPRYVSSPVSPIGSPLLHPRSPQHFSGRMSPISSPRITSGASTPLTGGGGGGGAIPFQQLKQPTTYLNEGTQMTQRSQNSSFITNGSMQYHEPKPDLFRGIPQASHNFRDIVSSDNIAHRDQFWKPVPGQQREFCDVQSVLTDRVSQQLLMDHMKLNPSMDLNPQ